The Silene latifolia isolate original U9 population chromosome Y, ASM4854445v1, whole genome shotgun sequence sequence gaccgcagccatacccaccaaatccccgctcatctccatcgaccaataaacccaagtttccttaatgtgcatatcccctcctgtggcgggttccacagagggcgaaccaagggcgtgaagtcactcctgcaactgactccactcagccagggacgcgccccgaagatcacaaacagttatacaacaacaatcacattaTACTACCAACAATTACCAAATTAGAATCTAATGTcaatacgatatacaacaacaacagtaatcaccaaccacacttatgtaattaatactgagtagggaaaaccctacctggaaaagcaaccaCCACAGACGATCTAACAGCTAATCAGaattctcctctacgaatcctcctcctataacatgtatacattcaattactaccacatacatacaaatcacccaaaaccctcaaaatcacccaattaaggttttaaagaaactcgaccaaatgctataaaaaatatacaaggaacttacccttgacacgatgatcacaacggcgtaaacaacaagatgatccgactctcctagccttggggatttgctaatgatgcgatgaatcAACTTACGTAACTTCTTTCTCTCAATTTAGGGTTTTAGAACGATAAAGAGGTTTAAGAAAAGTGACACAactcattatatattaatctcgcatcattaacaaaatccgtcaaaactcagcccgtaaactcacttactcgatcgagtaaggcacttactcgatcgagtgccccctactcgatcgagtacctaacttactcgatcgagtgccctacagGCACACTACCGTTTTGCCTCAAAaattacttactcgacagagtaagtcccactcgatagagtacccaaagatatagaaaaccgtagtattacatgttCACCTCACGTTTAGAAACCCTCGGTGAAACGAAGGGGTTGGAATTTGTATATGAAACAGATTCTAACAAGGCTTTGACAAGGATTTTTTGGACGTATCCGGAACGGAGGAGATGTTACTCATTGTTTAGTGATGCACTTTCATTTGATCCAACCTATGGAACTAACAAATATAACATGATTTTCACGCCTTTCACCGGCATTGAcaatcataaaaagtcaatgatATATGGATACGCACTTTTAGCACATGAATATGATGATTCATTTATTTGGACGTTTCAGCAATTTATGAAAACAATGGGTGGTAAAGAACCAATTACATCAGCACTGACCAAGACAAGGGAATAATAAATGTAGTTCCAGGTGTGTTTGATGTCTCCTACTTTGTGAATCTAgttatttatttggtgaatctaggGACTTCACCCGTGAATGTAGTTATTTATTTTGTGTTGTGTAAATTTGGTCTAGCTTGATCAAGGTAGATTTCTTATTTTTTGAATCCTAGAGCTTATactgtgaaactagaaggtaatattgtgaaacttggttataaCTTGGTGATATAAAGTTTATTTGTTACCtatgttgtgaatcctggactttcatttgtgaaactagaaggtattTTCGTGAAACTTGAACTTATGCAAGTTTAACTGGAAGGTGTTTTTTGGTGAATCTAGGGACTTTATTCGTGAATCTAGGGACTGTTTTTGTGAATTTTTGTTATTAAAAAGTGATATTGACAATAATACAAAATGGGATTTTGTCACTTGTAGCCGTGTTCAAAACAGAAATACGTTGCTtttgtatgtggcatattatgACAAAAGTAACCGACAAGGTTGGGATCACAATTTGTAAAGACACTGACTTCCTAAGCCGTCTCAACGATGTCGTCTGGAGCAATGACATGGAGCCTGAAGAATTTGAAGAGAATTGGGCTAAGGTCATTAGTGACTTCTCCTTAGAAGGAAATAAATGGTTGACTGCCATGTTTTCCAAACGAGACCAGTGGATACCCGCTTACTTCAAGAATGTGCCAATGGGCAATATTTTAAAAAccacacaaagatcagagagtgCGAATAGCTTCTTCAAGAGATTTAAAAATACATATGGGACCCTTGTGgaattttggatgagatttgagagtgccatGGACCAACAAAGGCACACTCTTAAGCTTCTTGAAGCAAAGAGCGACAATTCAATGCCTGAGACCCTATTCGGGTTAAAGTGGGAGGCCCATGCAGCGAAGGTCTATATACATGAAATGTTCTACGAAATCCAAAAGCAAGTTAAGTTTTCGGTAAATGCGTGTAGTGTTTGTGGATACACCCCACCAGATACAGTAACTAACTTTGATGTTTCAATGGTTGAGAACGTAAAAAAGCGAAAGAGATATGTTGTTGAGTACAATGGGACAACAATGGATGTAAGTTGTACTTGTAAATTGTTTGAAAGGACGGGTATTTTATACAATGACATCATTTGGATTTGCTCCGGAAAGTTTACGGAAATCCCTGAGAAATACATCTTGTGTAGGTAATACGAAATTGGGAATGCCTTGTGGAAAACTACGATCCTGCTGGTAATACGAAATTTGGAATGCCTCGTGTGTGGTTTGAGATTTACACAACTCTTGGTATCCTAAAAAGAAAAGAAGAGGCGGATCTCAGAGAATTTGCAAAGATAATCAGAGAATTTCGAGAGAAGTTAAAGCCAAACCCAAAGCCCTTAACTAAAGAGCAACAATTGGAGGTCCTTCTCAACTACAAGGCTCCAAAAGAAGTTAGGATCATACCACCTAATGTCTCTAAGAATAAAGGTAGTGGTAAAAGGTTGGTGAGCAGCAAAAATAAGGAAATCATGAAGGCAAAAAAACCGaaaaggttgtgtgctaagtGTAAACGTAGGTCACACCATAATAAAAGGAATTGTCCAAATGATTTTACAGAGCATCCTCCCGAAAATCAAGTATTTAATATTCTACTCTTTTCTTTAAATTTCACTTCGAAAGCCTTAGGGGATAATACCTCCTTATTTGCTGTTACTTTGTGCCTATACCAACTGAGTCTTGTGCAGCCAGCACGTGCTTGGATCTGATCCACACGTAATTCAAGTTTGTCTCTCGAAAAACCTGATGACTTCGTGTTTTAAAACGCTTGACGTGCTCGCACACAACTACAGGAACTttattttgttgtagtttctATTTCAGGAACATTATAGTAGAAATTTTTGCGGTTACTTTTTtactcttttccttatttggtgaatctcagaccttattttgtgaatctcagaccttgttgagtgaatcttagaacttgttttgtgaaacttggtcatcataagtggttaaaatcaccttttttgctattttccttatttggtgaatctcatactttattttgtgaatctcagaccttgttctgtgaatcttagagcttgttttgtgaaacttggtcatcataagtggttaaagtcacctttttgctcttttccttctTTGGTGAATCtctgaccttattttgtgaatctcagaccttgttctgtgaattttagagcttgttttgtgaaacttggtcatcataagtggttaaagtcacctttttgctcttttccttctTTGGTGAATCtctgaccttattttgtgaatctcagaccttgttctgtgaattttagagcttgttttgtgaaacttggtcatcataagtggttaaaataaccttttttgctcttttccttatttggtgaatctcaaaccttgttttgtgaatcttcgaccttgttcagtgaatcttagagcttgttttgtgaaaaatgGTCATCATTAGGGGTTAAAATCACTTTTTTTGCTTAgaccttatttggtgaatctcagaccttgtttagtgaatcaaATTGCAAAATTTCTCTTAAGCTGTCGTtgattcactactacagatacaggctataacaacggttaaaaaccattgttataacaaaaagcggacgttatTAAAGCGTctgttgttaaaggttttaacaacggttggtttttctaagaaacccgttgtgaaaacaaTTAACAACAgttt is a genomic window containing:
- the LOC141627523 gene encoding protein FAR1-RELATED SEQUENCE 1-like, producing MTKVTDKVGITICKDTDFLSRLNDVVWSNDMEPEEFEENWAKVISDFSLEGNKWLTAMFSKRDQWIPAYFKNVPMGNILKTTQRSESANSFFKRFKNTYGTLVEFWMRFESAMDQQRHTLKLLEAKSDNSMPETLFGLKWEAHAAKVYIHEMFYEIQKQVKFSVNACSVCGYTPPDTVTNFDVSMVENVKKRKRYVVEYNGTTMDVIRNWECLVENYDPAGNTKFGMPRVWFEIYTTLGILKRKEEADLREFAKIIREFREKLKPNPKPLTKEQQLEVLLNYKAPKEVRIIPPNVSKNKGSGKREIHQEKTKKKSIENDVDVSMMTMEEAQVLSMFSLI